The window CAGCTGCGCCAACAGTCCCTCGGGCGCGTGCAGTTCGGGGGTGTCGGCCACCGAGTCGACGACGGCTATGACGGCGTCGAAGCCGGCGCCCGCGACGTTGTAGGCGTAGCGCTCGCCGGGGCCGTCGGCGGGGTCGTCGTGGGCCGGGAAGACGAGGCGGGTGCGTATCGCGTAACCGGGGTCGTCGACGGCGAGGACGGGTGAGCGGGTCGTGGTCGAGTACCGCACCTCCACGCCCTCAGCGACCTGCTCCAGCTCACGGGCGAGCCGCAGCGGCGCGTACATCAGCTCCTCGAACCCGAGTACGTGCACGCGCCGGGCGTCGGCGGGCAGTGCCTCTGCGAGGCGGGCGGCCATGGCCGGGAGGGCGCCTTCGAGGCGGGTGCGCTGCGCCGGCGTGAACCCGTGGCGGCCGCCGTCGGGGAGGCCGGGGGGCCAGCACAGGTCTATGCGGGTGGGGTGGGGGTGGGTGCGCTCGTCTGCCGGGTGCGGGCCGGCGGGGGCTGGTCGCGCCCACGCGGCGGTAGCCGCAGATTCAGCACAGCCCCGCGCCCCTGGGGGGGTGGTCGGGCCGTCGGCTTCAAGGCTCCGCGCGGAAGTGGGCGTCGACTCCTGGCAGGCGGCCCCGACAACGCCCTCAAGGGGCGCGGGGAACTGCGCGACCAGCCCCGACGGACCCGCGGACGACCGACCACCCATCGCGGCACTACCCGCGGAGCTCTCCGCCTCGTACCGCGCCACCAACTCCTGCCCCTTCTCCAGCACCCCTTCCGGCAGCCGTACGGTCCCCGAAGCCGCCGCCACCAGATCCACCCGCGCGCCGATCTCCCGCGCGAACTCCTCCAGCCGCCCGGCATCCTCCGCCGACCGCATGTCGACCAGAGCAACCACCACGTACCGCCGCCGCGGATACCGCTGATGAAGATCGCGCACGGTGTTCAGCACCGTGTTCCCCGTCGAGAACTCGTCGTCGACCAGGACCAGCGGCCCGTCGCCGACCAGCAGGGCCGGGTCCTCCGGGAGCAGCAGATGGGACGTGGCGTGCGAGTGGGACTCCTCGAAGCCGCCCGCCCGGGCGACCCCGGCGACCGGGCGGCGGGTGGAGTGCAGGTAGGGGGCGAGGCCGATGCCGTCGGCGACGGAGTGACCGAGCCCCGTCGCCGTCTCCGCGTAGCCGAGGACGACCGCCCTGGCGGCCTCGTCGGCGCCCAGAAGATCCCGTACTCGGCGGCCGAGGGCGAAGCCGGCCCCGTACACCACGGACGGCGACTGCGGTACGTGCTTGCCGAGCACGTGGGAGACGAGCAGATGCGCCCGCTTGGGGTTGCGGCGCAGGGCGAGCCCCAGCATCTGAGTGAGCTCGTCGTCGCCCTCGAGCTGGACTCCGAGCCGCTCGGCGACCCAGCTCCCGGACCAGACCCCGTTGTTCACTGCGTTGTTCATGCGTCCCTTGGATATAGAAGCCGGTCGGCTGGATGGAGAAGCCGGTCGGCCCGGTCAGGCCGGGATACCGGCGGCAAGCAGCTCCACGAAGCCGATGTCCTCGTTGGCCACACCGAACACCTCGGCCCGCAGCATGGTCCGCTCGGCCCAGGCGCGATGCGGCTTCACCTCATTCATCTTGTTGGTGTACTGCGACCTGAGTACACCCCCGCCGCCGCGTTCGGGCCGCAGGATGTCCTTGGCGTCGCTGAACTCCTCGTGACTGACCACGGACAGCGCGTGCACCGGCAGCACGTGGGAGGGGTGGATGCAGGTCTTGCCGAGGAGGCCGTTGGCGTGGTCCAGCGTGATCTCGCGCAGCAGGCCGTCCATGGCGTGCTCGATCAGGGCCTCGCGCAGCTCCTCGGCCTGGCCCTCCAGGAAGGGGCTGCGGCGCAGCTGCGGCTTGAACATACGTTCCTGCACCCGGAAGTACTCCCACACCGGCCCGGTCACCGTGAAGCCGGTGCCGTCGGCTCTGCCCAGCATGTTCACCACGTCGGCGATCACGGAGGCTACGATCTGGACGTCGTACGCGGTCATGTCCGGGGCCCGGCGCAGC of the Streptomyces sp. T12 genome contains:
- a CDS encoding phosphoribosyltransferase yields the protein MNNAVNNGVWSGSWVAERLGVQLEGDDELTQMLGLALRRNPKRAHLLVSHVLGKHVPQSPSVVYGAGFALGRRVRDLLGADEAARAVVLGYAETATGLGHSVADGIGLAPYLHSTRRPVAGVARAGGFEESHSHATSHLLLPEDPALLVGDGPLVLVDDEFSTGNTVLNTVRDLHQRYPRRRYVVVALVDMRSAEDAGRLEEFAREIGARVDLVAAASGTVRLPEGVLEKGQELVARYEAESSAGSAAMGGRSSAGPSGLVAQFPAPLEGVVGAACQESTPTSARSLEADGPTTPPGARGCAESAATAAWARPAPAGPHPADERTHPHPTRIDLCWPPGLPDGGRHGFTPAQRTRLEGALPAMAARLAEALPADARRVHVLGFEELMYAPLRLARELEQVAEGVEVRYSTTTRSPVLAVDDPGYAIRTRLVFPAHDDPADGPGERYAYNVAGAGFDAVIAVVDSVADTPELHAPEGLLAQLAAHTPHVLLAVVPSYVPGPLAIPERHPMLPEPLRGPAFSSYAPEEVGWLLQDLSDVTLEAPTEEREEAIQSGGAHYAESLPVEYQPSEQYQALFHTALEESAARLAQAAGAVTEIVLAERSPRPVLVSLARAGTPVGVLMRRWAQFRHGLELPHYAVSIVRGRGIDANALRWLAAHHDPRDVVFVDGWTGKGAITRELTAAIREFEASDGITGFDPEIAVLADPGSCVRTYGTRDDYLIPSACLNSTVSGLISRTVLRADLVGPHDYHGAKFYRELAGADVSVAFLDAVSARFPEVVDAVDATVKELLSGDRAPTWEGWAAVERISEEYGIHDVNLVKPGVGETTRVLLRRVPWKILARAGAGADLDHVRLLAEQRGVPVEEVAELPYTCVGLIHPKYTRGATGADGKAVNL